Proteins co-encoded in one Cytophaga hutchinsonii ATCC 33406 genomic window:
- a CDS encoding IPExxxVDY family protein — translation MKANKLVVDFDYSFKMIGIISSAKEYKLAWNINQLLKIHLIKAEDINLQFQKDCNILVSTYLYFTEYSQVRLLKNKSIEFSNIAKPYLIPELKDYDYFIHVMDEGGIFDEEWMKEQLQTCTAIQYIKVIDVNELKSKDNLIFI, via the coding sequence ATGAAAGCTAATAAACTCGTCGTTGATTTTGATTATAGTTTCAAAATGATTGGAATTATTTCTTCTGCAAAGGAGTATAAACTTGCCTGGAACATCAACCAATTGCTCAAAATACATCTAATTAAGGCTGAAGATATAAATTTACAATTTCAAAAAGATTGTAACATATTGGTTAGCACATATCTATATTTTACTGAGTATAGTCAGGTGCGACTTTTGAAAAATAAATCAATTGAATTTAGTAATATTGCCAAACCTTACCTCATTCCTGAGTTAAAGGATTATGATTATTTCATTCATGTCATGGATGAAGGTGGTATATTTGACGAGGAATGGATGAAGGAACAATTACAAACTTGCACGGCAATTCAATATATAAAAGTCATTGATGTAAACGAATTGAAGTCTAAGGATAATCTAATATTTATTTAA
- the pyk gene encoding pyruvate kinase: MVNKKTKIIATVGPACNTKEKLWELVQAGANIFRLNFSHGTHDVHQGVINAIRELRKEHNVNIAILQDLQGPKIRTDEVENNGVELVAGAQIVITKEKMLGTKDKISTSYKMLTSDVKKGDAILIDDGNIELKVLETGNGEVTCVVIYGGILKSRKGINLPNTIVSEPSLTDKDKEDLLFGLKNEVDWIALSFVRSAVDLNELKAIIAEHGKSCKVIAKVEKPEAVKDIDAIIEASDAIMVARGDLGVELQMEDVPMIQKMIIKKCNQLAKPVIVATQMMESMITNARPTRAEASDVANAIIDGTDTIMLSAETASGNYPVITVKAMTRICQAVEKEADIYNKSTLDDITNTSDSVIASACELADKVNAKAIIGLSQSGYSAFRIASHRPKASIYIATHDEQLMNQMNLVWGVQAFRFEKFTTTDESIEAVKKSLVEKGLLKKGDIYVTTASMPMADIQLANSLKLGIVE, encoded by the coding sequence ATGGTAAACAAGAAAACAAAGATTATTGCAACTGTAGGTCCGGCATGTAACACGAAGGAGAAGTTATGGGAGTTGGTTCAAGCTGGCGCGAACATTTTCAGATTGAATTTTTCTCACGGCACTCACGATGTACATCAAGGCGTAATTAACGCGATCCGCGAACTTAGAAAAGAACACAATGTTAACATAGCAATCCTTCAGGATTTGCAAGGTCCTAAGATCCGTACTGACGAAGTTGAGAACAACGGTGTTGAACTTGTTGCAGGTGCGCAGATTGTTATTACTAAAGAAAAAATGTTAGGTACTAAAGATAAAATTAGTACTTCTTATAAAATGCTTACATCGGATGTTAAAAAAGGCGATGCTATTTTAATTGATGATGGTAATATTGAATTAAAAGTTTTAGAAACAGGTAATGGTGAAGTTACGTGTGTGGTTATTTATGGCGGTATCTTAAAATCACGTAAAGGTATCAACCTGCCAAACACAATTGTTTCCGAACCTTCATTAACAGACAAGGATAAAGAAGATTTATTATTCGGTTTGAAAAATGAAGTTGACTGGATTGCGCTTTCTTTTGTTAGAAGCGCAGTTGATCTGAATGAATTAAAAGCAATTATTGCTGAACATGGTAAATCATGTAAAGTAATTGCCAAGGTTGAAAAACCTGAAGCAGTTAAAGATATTGATGCGATTATTGAAGCATCTGATGCAATCATGGTTGCACGTGGTGACCTGGGGGTTGAACTTCAGATGGAAGATGTTCCGATGATCCAGAAAATGATCATTAAAAAATGTAATCAGTTAGCTAAACCTGTTATTGTGGCAACACAAATGATGGAAAGTATGATTACAAACGCGCGTCCTACACGTGCCGAAGCAAGTGACGTAGCGAACGCAATCATTGATGGTACAGATACAATCATGTTGTCTGCTGAAACAGCTTCAGGAAACTATCCGGTGATCACGGTTAAAGCAATGACACGTATTTGCCAGGCGGTAGAAAAAGAAGCTGATATCTATAATAAATCAACATTAGATGATATTACAAATACCAGCGACAGTGTTATCGCTTCTGCATGTGAATTAGCGGATAAAGTAAATGCTAAAGCAATTATCGGATTGTCTCAATCCGGTTATTCTGCTTTCAGAATTGCAAGCCACAGGCCAAAAGCAAGCATTTATATCGCTACACATGATGAGCAATTAATGAATCAGATGAACCTTGTTTGGGGTGTACAGGCTTTCAGGTTTGAAAAATTTACAACAACAGACGAATCAATCGAAGCGGTTAAGAAAAGCCTTGTTGAAAAAGGACTTTTAAAGAAAGGTGATATCTACGTTACTACGGCTTCTATGCCAATGGCAGATATTCAGCTTGCAAACAGCCTGAAGTTAGGAATTGTTGAATAA
- a CDS encoding M42 family metallopeptidase produces the protein MDIQLLKNICETPGVPGYEQAVRSLVLKEVSHLADHVWVDNIGNVFALKKGVRNPENKKVLVAAHMDEIGFIVSHIDEQGFVRFQTLGGFDPKTLTAQRVIVHGKQDLVGVMGAKPIHVMSPEEKNKPAKIEDFFIDLGMKKEEVEQYISIGDTVTRERSLIEMGDCINCKSLDNRISVFILIETLRRLQHQDVPYDFYAVFTVQEEVGLRGAGVAAHSVNPDFAIALDTTIAYDVPGARPHEKCTELGKGTAIKILDSSTICDYRMVAYLKQQAQYKNIMWQPEILVAGGTDTAPLQRNGKNGSIAGAISIPTRHIHQVIEMVHKNDVELSIQLLQAAVENLDQYNWSH, from the coding sequence ATGGATATCCAGTTATTAAAAAATATTTGCGAAACACCAGGTGTGCCGGGCTACGAGCAGGCTGTACGTTCATTAGTATTGAAAGAAGTGAGCCATCTGGCAGATCATGTTTGGGTAGATAATATCGGCAACGTGTTTGCGTTGAAAAAAGGTGTACGCAATCCGGAAAATAAAAAAGTATTGGTAGCTGCACACATGGACGAGATCGGTTTTATCGTTTCGCATATTGATGAACAGGGCTTCGTACGCTTTCAGACGTTGGGCGGCTTTGATCCGAAAACATTAACGGCACAACGCGTGATCGTACATGGTAAACAAGATCTGGTAGGTGTTATGGGTGCTAAGCCTATTCATGTAATGTCGCCGGAAGAAAAAAATAAGCCTGCGAAGATCGAAGATTTTTTCATTGATCTGGGAATGAAAAAAGAAGAAGTAGAGCAATATATCAGCATCGGCGATACGGTTACAAGAGAACGTTCCCTGATTGAAATGGGCGACTGTATTAACTGCAAATCGTTAGATAACCGCATTTCTGTTTTTATATTAATTGAAACACTAAGGAGATTGCAGCACCAGGATGTACCATATGATTTTTATGCCGTATTCACCGTACAGGAAGAAGTAGGCTTACGTGGTGCGGGAGTAGCTGCACACAGCGTTAATCCGGACTTTGCCATTGCCCTGGATACAACCATTGCATACGATGTACCCGGCGCACGACCACATGAAAAATGCACGGAGCTGGGTAAAGGGACAGCGATCAAAATTTTAGATTCATCAACCATTTGTGATTACAGAATGGTGGCTTATTTAAAACAACAGGCGCAGTATAAAAATATTATGTGGCAACCGGAAATTCTGGTAGCAGGCGGTACAGATACCGCACCGCTACAGCGTAATGGAAAAAACGGTTCTATTGCGGGTGCTATTTCTATTCCTACCAGACACATTCATCAGGTAATTGAAATGGTGCACAAGAACGATGTAGAGCTGAGCATTCAATTACTTCAGGCGGCTGTTGAAAATTTGGACCAGTACAACTGGAGTCACTAG
- a CDS encoding DUF72 domain-containing protein yields MQFGKTDTPEDIDFTLPKDHPDTKKILSEAKPGKHFNVYVGCAKWNKTDLKNFYPKGTKDELQYYATQFNSIELNATFYKSPSKDQVQTWKAKAAKGFKFFPKIPNTISHFKRLVGVETIVEEFCDAVVLFEENLGMSFLQMHDNFKPKDMDKLDAFLKKFPASVPLAVELRNEEWYSDKNVQDDLHAMLVKYKKTFVLVDTAARRDIMHMRLTSDKAFIRYVGANHESDYARLDDWIKRIKTWRKEGLNELYFFVHQNVELESPLLSAYFIEKMNKEFDLDLTVPQTIKKKQ; encoded by the coding sequence ATGCAATTCGGAAAAACAGATACTCCTGAAGATATTGATTTTACGTTACCTAAAGATCATCCGGACACTAAAAAGATTCTCTCGGAAGCAAAGCCCGGCAAGCATTTTAACGTGTATGTAGGTTGTGCTAAATGGAACAAAACCGATCTGAAAAACTTTTACCCAAAAGGCACAAAAGACGAACTGCAGTATTATGCGACGCAGTTTAACAGCATAGAACTGAATGCTACGTTTTATAAGTCTCCCTCTAAAGATCAGGTGCAGACATGGAAAGCGAAAGCAGCCAAAGGATTTAAATTCTTCCCTAAAATACCCAATACCATCAGTCATTTTAAGCGGTTGGTTGGCGTAGAAACAATCGTGGAGGAATTTTGCGATGCGGTTGTGTTGTTTGAAGAAAATCTCGGTATGAGCTTTTTACAGATGCACGATAACTTCAAACCAAAAGATATGGATAAGCTTGATGCGTTCCTGAAAAAGTTTCCGGCTTCTGTACCTTTAGCTGTAGAGCTGCGAAACGAAGAATGGTATTCGGATAAAAACGTACAGGATGATCTGCACGCGATGCTGGTTAAATATAAAAAGACATTTGTGCTTGTTGATACTGCCGCGCGCAGAGATATCATGCACATGCGCTTAACGTCAGATAAAGCATTTATACGTTATGTAGGAGCTAATCACGAAAGCGATTATGCGCGGCTGGATGATTGGATCAAACGTATTAAAACCTGGCGTAAAGAAGGATTAAACGAACTATATTTCTTTGTACACCAGAATGTAGAACTGGAATCACCCTTGCTTTCTGCTTATTTTATTGAAAAAATGAATAAGGAATTTGATCTGGATTTAACTGTTCCGCAAACAATAAAAAAGAAACAGTAG
- a CDS encoding gluconate:H+ symporter encodes MSLLFILLTIITTLIFLTAVLKISPFISFILVTILAGILLGMPLGNIVQSFQKGIGDMLGSILVTLTAGAMLGKLVAESGAATVIADKIIAVCGKKYLQWGLLLTGLIIGIPLFYNVGFVLIIPIVFTLSYRYKLPAVYVGIPMLAALSVAHSLLPPHPSPASLVGTFQASMIKTFLYGIAVAVPAIILAGPVFARTLRHIQPQGELPLVEHTVAAHSLPGVFNSIFSALLPVFLLLTTFLLSFIIENKQVIQVLSFIKEPSVLMLLSLLVVSITLGTQQRTSMKHIMRTYEAGIKDIAMILLIIGASGGLKQVLIDSEASIVLAGYFQSLQINPLILGWLIAAIIRLCLGSATVAGLTAAGIIAPLMPHISADPNLMILAIGAGSIFCSHVNDTGFWMFKEYFNVSIKDTFLSWTIMESIVSVAGLAGVLLLSIWL; translated from the coding sequence ATGTCCTTACTTTTTATTTTACTAACAATCATCACAACGTTAATTTTTTTAACGGCTGTTCTTAAAATATCCCCATTCATATCGTTTATCCTTGTTACCATTCTTGCCGGTATACTACTTGGTATGCCATTGGGTAATATCGTACAGTCTTTTCAGAAAGGTATCGGCGATATGCTCGGAAGTATTCTGGTTACATTAACTGCCGGCGCCATGCTCGGTAAGCTGGTGGCTGAAAGCGGTGCGGCAACGGTTATCGCAGATAAGATCATTGCTGTGTGCGGTAAAAAATACCTGCAGTGGGGCTTACTGTTAACAGGTTTGATTATTGGTATTCCATTGTTTTATAATGTAGGCTTTGTATTGATCATACCGATTGTTTTTACCTTGTCTTACCGGTATAAATTGCCTGCCGTGTATGTGGGCATTCCGATGCTTGCAGCCTTGTCTGTGGCGCATAGTCTGTTGCCGCCGCATCCTTCTCCGGCATCACTGGTAGGTACCTTTCAGGCAAGTATGATCAAAACATTCTTATACGGTATTGCCGTTGCAGTGCCGGCAATTATTCTGGCCGGACCTGTTTTTGCACGCACATTAAGGCATATTCAACCGCAGGGAGAACTTCCTCTGGTTGAGCACACGGTTGCTGCCCATTCCTTACCGGGTGTGTTTAACAGCATTTTCTCTGCGTTGTTGCCGGTATTTCTATTACTGACGACCTTTCTGCTTTCGTTTATCATAGAAAACAAACAAGTAATTCAGGTACTTTCATTCATAAAAGAGCCGTCTGTGCTTATGCTGCTTTCGTTGTTAGTTGTAAGCATTACATTAGGTACGCAGCAACGGACTAGCATGAAGCACATCATGCGTACATATGAAGCAGGAATAAAAGATATCGCCATGATCCTGCTGATCATCGGAGCATCCGGCGGGTTAAAACAAGTACTCATTGATAGTGAAGCAAGCATCGTCCTTGCCGGATATTTCCAATCGCTTCAGATAAACCCGCTGATATTAGGCTGGCTCATTGCCGCTATCATCCGTCTGTGCCTGGGTTCAGCCACCGTAGCCGGTTTAACAGCTGCCGGTATTATTGCTCCGCTCATGCCGCATATAAGTGCAGATCCCAACCTGATGATTCTTGCCATAGGCGCAGGCAGTATTTTCTGTTCGCATGTAAACGATACGGGTTTCTGGATGTTTAAAGAATACTTTAACGTATCTATAAAAGATACGTTTTTATCCTGGACAATCATGGAAAGCATTGTGTCTGTTGCGGGCCTGGCCGGCGTACTGCTTTTAAGCATATGGCTTTAA
- the gnd gene encoding decarboxylating NADP(+)-dependent phosphogluconate dehydrogenase, whose translation MENRIYIVMGVSGCGKTTIGTLLAETLGINFYDGDAFHPISNIEKMAAGIPLTDEDRYNWLLDINKQAKESLSEGHSVVFACSALKESYRKLLAQQIEDTIVWIYLKGDLDTIHLRVKNRTGHFMSPALLQSQFNILEEPSSAMHIDTALDTDTIIHTIVKKLTKSAFGLVGLGVMGKSLARNFAANGVALSLYNRFVKGSEEQVAEKCIAEYPELQSAKGFEDLKTFAASLEQPRKIFLMIKAGEETDTFIEELVPYLNAGDVLIDGGNSYYGDTKRRIEFLARKGIYFIGTGVSGGEQGALKGPSIMPSGDPDAYALVEKYLTLIAAKDKQGESCCTYIGKDGSGHFVKMIHNGIEYAEMQLIAEVYAYLRYAIKIEPTEIAALFTEWNSGELNSYLLGITAALLIKKEGDAWLIDLILDKAGNKGTGNWATIAASELGQPATLITSALFARYVSTIKEHILVNTQPASVYHFNTAALSEIKDAYMLARIVNHQQGFMLIHEASQKYGWDLNFAEIARIWTNGCIIRSAFMEELIPALKKDSNIFTHPAILKQLKDLKPALKAFAVNALQYDLSVPSHLAALDYLNVLSGNYATANIIQAQRDFFGAHTYQKIGDSSGKYYHTEW comes from the coding sequence ATGGAAAATAGAATATATATTGTTATGGGCGTTTCCGGTTGTGGTAAAACAACGATTGGTACGCTGCTGGCAGAAACATTAGGAATTAACTTTTACGATGGCGATGCTTTTCATCCCATATCAAATATTGAGAAAATGGCTGCGGGTATTCCACTTACAGATGAAGATAGATACAACTGGCTGCTGGATATTAATAAGCAGGCGAAAGAATCCCTGAGTGAAGGCCATTCTGTTGTGTTTGCCTGTTCTGCATTAAAAGAGTCTTATCGCAAATTATTAGCACAGCAGATTGAAGATACCATCGTTTGGATCTATTTAAAAGGAGACCTTGATACCATTCATCTCAGAGTAAAAAATAGAACGGGACATTTTATGTCTCCGGCACTGTTACAATCCCAATTCAATATACTGGAAGAACCATCTTCCGCGATGCATATTGATACAGCATTAGATACAGATACGATTATTCATACAATTGTGAAAAAACTTACAAAATCAGCATTCGGGTTGGTAGGCCTGGGTGTGATGGGCAAAAGCCTCGCCCGAAATTTTGCAGCGAACGGTGTAGCCCTATCTTTATACAATCGATTTGTAAAGGGTTCAGAAGAGCAGGTGGCAGAAAAATGTATTGCTGAATACCCTGAACTTCAATCGGCGAAAGGCTTTGAAGATTTGAAAACATTTGCTGCTTCCCTTGAACAGCCGCGTAAAATTTTTCTGATGATTAAGGCCGGAGAAGAAACAGACACGTTTATTGAAGAACTTGTTCCGTATTTGAACGCAGGAGATGTATTGATTGATGGCGGAAATTCGTATTACGGTGACACAAAAAGACGTATTGAGTTTTTAGCCCGGAAAGGAATATATTTTATCGGAACAGGTGTTTCAGGCGGAGAGCAGGGAGCGCTCAAAGGACCGTCTATTATGCCATCCGGAGATCCTGATGCGTATGCACTGGTTGAAAAATACCTTACACTAATTGCTGCGAAAGATAAGCAAGGGGAGTCATGCTGTACCTATATCGGAAAAGATGGATCAGGCCATTTTGTTAAAATGATTCATAACGGAATTGAATATGCTGAAATGCAATTGATCGCGGAAGTATATGCGTATTTAAGATATGCCATAAAAATCGAGCCGACTGAAATAGCTGCATTATTTACAGAATGGAACAGCGGTGAGTTAAACAGTTATCTGCTTGGAATTACAGCAGCGCTTTTAATAAAAAAAGAAGGAGATGCTTGGCTGATTGATCTGATCTTAGACAAAGCGGGCAATAAAGGAACCGGGAACTGGGCCACCATTGCGGCATCTGAGCTCGGACAACCTGCCACACTTATTACATCCGCGCTGTTTGCCCGTTACGTTTCCACGATAAAAGAACACATTCTTGTAAATACACAACCAGCTTCGGTATATCATTTTAATACAGCTGCATTATCGGAGATAAAAGATGCGTATATGCTTGCGCGCATTGTTAATCATCAGCAGGGATTTATGCTGATCCATGAGGCTTCACAGAAATATGGGTGGGATCTGAATTTTGCTGAGATTGCACGCATCTGGACGAACGGCTGTATTATCCGAAGTGCTTTTATGGAAGAGCTTATTCCGGCATTAAAAAAAGATTCAAACATCTTTACCCATCCTGCCATTTTAAAACAATTGAAAGATCTCAAGCCTGCATTGAAAGCTTTTGCCGTGAATGCACTGCAATATGATCTTTCTGTACCGTCGCATCTGGCAGCACTTGATTACCTGAATGTGCTTTCAGGTAATTACGCAACAGCAAATATCATACAGGCACAACGCGATTTTTTCGGAGCACATACGTATCAGAAGATTGGAGATAGTTCCGGCAAGTATTATCACACGGAATGGTAA
- a CDS encoding molecular chaperone DnaJ: MSSIQHIPSASYSPEQQEINTKIKEVKNLQEELKQLNVSIPEAVTAYQKAIAPIAEKIRLLQKEKIIALDIYVHEIKFSKRELQEIDTYMTGEIEQWLYENGSDSELEDLFITYAHMSFEAYTEQFRKEEDTFSFQNQVTDEEPSSESKKKTAAERMAEKEKVIQEQHRKKSIRAIYIDLIKAFHPDTEQDAGKKAEKEEISKKITEAYGKNDLYALLNLETKFLEQQTNRLNGMKAETVKSYAAMLDNQIKELKQSIRDFKNQHDTIFFEMCKPNAKPEKYLRKVKKELQEGVQILSRQIMILQHVDPGIKSDLLFEMERQNSRRR; this comes from the coding sequence ATGAGTTCTATACAACACATTCCTTCGGCATCTTACAGTCCCGAGCAGCAAGAAATTAATACAAAGATCAAAGAAGTTAAAAACCTGCAGGAAGAACTAAAGCAGTTAAATGTCTCCATCCCTGAGGCAGTTACTGCGTATCAAAAAGCAATAGCTCCAATTGCTGAAAAAATACGCTTGCTTCAAAAAGAGAAAATCATTGCGCTGGATATTTATGTGCATGAAATTAAATTCTCTAAAAGAGAACTGCAGGAAATCGACACCTATATGACCGGCGAAATAGAACAATGGCTATATGAAAACGGTTCTGACAGTGAGTTAGAGGATTTATTTATCACCTATGCACACATGTCATTTGAAGCCTACACCGAACAGTTCAGAAAAGAGGAAGATACTTTCAGTTTTCAAAATCAGGTTACAGATGAAGAACCGTCATCTGAATCGAAAAAGAAAACAGCTGCAGAGCGTATGGCTGAGAAAGAAAAAGTTATTCAGGAGCAGCATCGGAAAAAATCCATCCGTGCCATTTATATTGATCTGATAAAAGCATTTCATCCGGATACCGAACAGGATGCCGGGAAAAAAGCAGAGAAAGAAGAGATCAGTAAAAAGATTACGGAAGCTTATGGTAAAAATGATTTGTATGCATTATTAAATCTTGAAACCAAATTTTTAGAGCAGCAGACCAACCGTTTGAACGGCATGAAAGCAGAAACGGTAAAAAGTTATGCAGCCATGCTCGATAACCAGATCAAGGAGCTGAAGCAAAGCATCCGTGACTTTAAAAATCAGCACGACACTATTTTTTTTGAGATGTGCAAGCCAAATGCCAAGCCTGAAAAATACCTGCGTAAAGTAAAGAAAGAATTACAGGAAGGCGTTCAGATCTTAAGCCGGCAGATCATGATTCTGCAGCATGTAGATCCGGGTATTAAATCAGATCTATTATTTGAAATGGAGCGGCAGAACAGCCGCAGACGATAA
- a CDS encoding MarC family protein: MSIDWSFALVVFTGLFAIINPIGNAPIFISFVDHLDKHQQKAIALKSVTVGFIILAIFVVFGYALFNVFNISIQAFRITGGLLVLKVGFDMINSKPKDAATLVKNSEATDTGFAISPLATPILVGPGTLSTAVSFVGVGNKIENSIIIICSSAIILTITYFVFISSTTLIAKIGKEALNVVTKIMGLLIASIGIQMIITSIEELIHNYKL; this comes from the coding sequence ATGAGCATCGATTGGAGCTTCGCATTAGTTGTTTTTACAGGCTTATTCGCTATTATCAATCCGATTGGTAATGCGCCCATATTTATAAGTTTTGTTGATCATTTAGATAAGCATCAGCAAAAAGCTATTGCACTCAAATCAGTCACAGTAGGCTTTATCATTTTAGCAATATTCGTTGTTTTCGGTTATGCGTTGTTTAATGTTTTCAACATCAGTATTCAGGCCTTTCGCATTACCGGCGGCTTGCTGGTATTAAAAGTTGGTTTTGACATGATCAATTCCAAACCGAAAGATGCTGCAACATTGGTAAAAAATTCTGAAGCTACCGATACAGGATTTGCCATATCACCCCTGGCAACACCTATATTAGTAGGCCCCGGTACGCTTTCAACGGCAGTTAGTTTTGTGGGTGTCGGAAATAAAATTGAGAACAGTATTATCATTATCTGCTCTTCAGCAATAATCTTAACCATCACCTATTTTGTATTTATCTCTTCTACCACATTGATCGCAAAGATCGGAAAAGAAGCATTAAATGTTGTAACCAAAATAATGGGCTTACTTATTGCATCTATTGGCATACAAATGATCATTACTTCAATTGAAGAACTGATTCATAATTATAAATTATGA
- a CDS encoding acyl-CoA dehydrogenase family protein, whose product MKTSTYTQPDYYNMDDLLTEEHKLIRQSVQAFMNKEVKPIIENYAQRSIFPDHLVKPFGALGLYGPTTPVEYGGGGLDYISYGIMMQEIERVDSGMRSMASVQGSLVMFPIFKYGSEEQKKKYLPKLASGELLGCFGLTEPDHGSNPAGMVTSIKDAGDHYILNGAKMWITNSPKADIAVVWAKDDAGRIKGIIVERGMEGFTTPEIHNKWSLRASITGELVFDNVKVPKTHVLPKADGLSGPLKCLDSARYGIAWGALGAAMECYDIAKNYAMERVQFGKPIAGFQLTQKKLAEMLTEITKAQLLVWRLGMLKNEGKASTGQVSMAKRNNVDMALKVAREARQILGGMGITGEYPIMRHMMNLESVVTYEGTHDIHLLITGHDITGLNAFK is encoded by the coding sequence ATGAAAACAAGTACTTATACCCAACCGGATTATTACAATATGGACGACCTGCTGACGGAAGAGCATAAGTTGATCCGCCAATCCGTGCAGGCCTTTATGAATAAAGAAGTTAAGCCAATTATAGAAAATTATGCACAGCGTAGTATCTTTCCGGATCATCTGGTTAAACCGTTCGGAGCCTTAGGTTTATATGGCCCTACAACACCTGTTGAGTATGGCGGCGGCGGACTGGATTATATTTCTTATGGAATTATGATGCAGGAAATTGAACGGGTAGATTCCGGTATGCGTTCCATGGCATCGGTGCAGGGCTCATTGGTTATGTTCCCTATTTTTAAATATGGAAGCGAAGAACAAAAAAAGAAATACTTACCCAAGCTGGCTAGTGGTGAATTACTTGGCTGTTTCGGATTAACCGAACCAGACCATGGATCAAACCCTGCAGGAATGGTTACATCTATTAAAGATGCCGGAGATCATTACATTCTGAATGGCGCCAAGATGTGGATCACCAATTCTCCCAAAGCAGACATTGCTGTGGTTTGGGCAAAGGATGATGCAGGCAGAATAAAAGGGATCATTGTTGAACGGGGTATGGAAGGTTTTACAACTCCGGAGATTCATAACAAATGGTCGCTGCGTGCGAGTATCACAGGTGAACTGGTTTTCGACAATGTAAAAGTTCCTAAGACGCATGTATTGCCTAAAGCAGATGGATTGAGTGGCCCGTTGAAGTGCCTGGATTCGGCTCGCTATGGCATTGCCTGGGGTGCGTTGGGTGCGGCAATGGAATGTTATGACATTGCAAAAAACTATGCCATGGAACGGGTTCAGTTTGGGAAACCCATTGCAGGTTTTCAATTAACACAAAAGAAATTAGCGGAGATGCTGACTGAAATTACCAAGGCACAACTGCTTGTATGGCGCTTAGGTATGTTAAAAAACGAAGGCAAAGCAAGCACCGGACAAGTATCTATGGCAAAACGCAATAACGTTGACATGGCATTAAAGGTTGCGCGCGAAGCACGGCAGATATTGGGTGGCATGGGTATTACAGGCGAATACCCGATCATGCGCCACATGATGAATTTAGAATCTGTGGTTACCTACGAAGGAACACATGATATCCATCTGCTTATTACAGGGCATGATATTACAGGGCTGAATGCATTTAAATAA
- a CDS encoding tryptophan 2,3-dioxygenase family protein, giving the protein MHGHGSESGNNIQELIEQLTSHFEKDGQDVATHLEGLLNSNYLKYWDYIRLESLLTLQNPRTPYPDEMVFIVYHQITELYFKLVMHELNQVKTADQLTGPVFLKRIERCNWYFGQLISSFDIISVGLDQDQFLKFRVALTPASGFQSVQYRMVEVACTDLINLVHADTRDKYDDYSTIEELFDGLYWKKGATDSKTGQKTLTLRQFEEEYTARLIQLAYEYKSRNVWSVYKRLSLEEQADPVIQAALKQLDQHINIDWPLMHYKYALGHLIKHKKFLEATGGTNWKEYLPPRFQKVIFFPALYTKDELDNWGKNWVEKEVISKIQAAKQV; this is encoded by the coding sequence ATGCACGGACACGGGAGCGAATCCGGAAATAATATACAGGAATTAATAGAACAGCTGACCAGCCATTTCGAAAAGGATGGACAGGATGTTGCTACGCACCTGGAAGGTCTGTTGAATTCCAACTATTTAAAGTACTGGGATTATATCCGTCTGGAGAGTTTGCTTACACTGCAAAACCCCAGAACGCCTTACCCGGATGAAATGGTATTCATTGTATACCACCAGATCACGGAGCTGTATTTTAAATTGGTGATGCATGAGCTGAACCAGGTTAAAACAGCGGATCAGTTAACAGGCCCAGTATTTTTAAAGCGCATTGAACGCTGTAACTGGTACTTCGGCCAATTGATCAGTTCATTTGATATTATTTCTGTTGGTTTGGATCAGGATCAGTTTTTAAAATTCCGTGTCGCATTAACACCTGCATCCGGCTTTCAATCGGTGCAATACAGAATGGTAGAAGTAGCATGCACGGATCTGATCAATCTGGTTCATGCAGATACACGCGATAAGTACGACGACTATTCAACCATTGAAGAATTATTTGATGGCTTGTATTGGAAAAAAGGAGCAACGGATTCAAAAACCGGACAGAAAACATTAACACTGCGTCAATTTGAAGAAGAATATACAGCCAGATTGATACAGTTAGCGTATGAATATAAGTCACGCAATGTATGGTCGGTATACAAGCGTTTATCTCTGGAAGAACAGGCAGACCCGGTTATTCAGGCTGCGCTAAAACAACTGGATCAGCACATTAATATTGACTGGCCCTTGATGCATTATAAATATGCTCTGGGTCATTTGATCAAACATAAGAAATTCCTGGAAGCTACCGGAGGCACGAATTGGAAAGAATACCTTCCGCCGCGTTTTCAGAAAGTAATCTTTTTCCCTGCTTTATATACCAAAGATGAACTGGATAACTGGGGAAAAAATTGGGTGGAAAAAGAAGTGATTTCAAAAATTCAAGCTGCAAAACAAGTATAA